A genomic region of Staphylococcus roterodami contains the following coding sequences:
- a CDS encoding NupC/NupG family nucleoside CNT transporter translates to MFLLINIIGLIVFLGIAVLFSRDRKNIQWTSIGILVVLNLFLAWFFIYFEWGQIAVKGAANGIAWVVQSAHAGTGFAFASFTNGKMMDMAVQALFPILLIVPLFDILMYFNILPKIIGGIGWLLAKVTRQPKFESFFGIEMMFLGNTEALAVSSEQLKRMNEMRVLTIAMMSMSSVSGAIVGAYVQMVPGELVLTAIPLNIVNAIIVACLLNPVSVEEKEDIIYSLKNDEVERQPFFSFLGDSVLAAGKLVLIIIAFVISFVALADLFDRLINLITGLVAGWIGIKGSFGLDQILGVFMYPFAILLGLPFDEAWLVAQQMAKKIVTNEFVVMGEITKDIASYTPHHRAVITTFLISFANFSTIGMIIGTLKGIVDKKTSDFVSKYVPMMLLSGILVSLLTAAFVGLFAW, encoded by the coding sequence ATGTTTTTATTAATCAACATTATTGGTCTAATTGTATTTCTTGGTATCGCGGTGTTATTTTCAAGAGACCGCAAAAATATCCAATGGACATCAATTGGGATCTTAGTTGTTTTAAACCTGTTTTTAGCATGGTTCTTTATTTATTTTGAGTGGGGTCAAATAGCAGTTAAAGGTGCAGCTAATGGTATTGCATGGGTAGTTCAATCTGCACATGCCGGCACAGGTTTCGCATTTGCAAGTTTTACAAACGGTAAAATGATGGATATGGCTGTACAAGCTTTATTTCCAATTTTATTAATTGTGCCATTATTCGACATTTTAATGTATTTTAATATTTTACCGAAAATTATTGGGGGTATTGGTTGGTTACTAGCTAAAGTAACAAGACAGCCTAAATTCGAGTCGTTCTTTGGGATAGAAATGATGTTTTTAGGGAATACAGAAGCTTTAGCAGTTTCAAGCGAACAATTAAAGCGCATGAATGAAATGCGTGTGTTAACGATCGCAATGATGTCGATGAGTTCAGTGTCAGGGGCTATTGTAGGTGCTTATGTGCAAATGGTACCTGGTGAACTTGTATTAACAGCGATTCCACTAAATATTGTCAACGCGATTATTGTGGCATGTTTATTAAATCCTGTAAGTGTGGAAGAAAAAGAAGATATTATTTACAGTCTTAAAAATGATGAAGTAGAACGTCAGCCGTTCTTCTCATTTTTAGGTGATTCAGTTCTAGCAGCGGGTAAATTAGTATTAATTATCATTGCATTTGTTATTAGTTTTGTAGCATTAGCTGATCTTTTTGATCGACTAATTAACTTGATTACAGGATTAGTAGCAGGATGGATTGGCATAAAAGGAAGTTTTGGTCTTGATCAAATTTTAGGTGTGTTTATGTATCCATTTGCGATATTACTAGGTTTACCATTTGATGAAGCATGGTTAGTTGCACAACAAATGGCTAAGAAAATCGTCACAAACGAATTTGTTGTAATGGGCGAAATAACTAAAGATATCGCTTCATATACACCACACCATCGTGCAGTTATTACAACATTCTTAATTTCATTTGCAAACTTCTCAACGATTGGTATGATTATCGGTACTTTGAAAGGTATTGTTGATAAGAAGACATCAGATTTTGTATCTAAATATGTTCCTATGATGCTATTATCAGGTATCTTAGTTTCATTATTAACAGCAGCATTCGTTGGATTATTTGCGTGGTAA